The following coding sequences lie in one Gemmatimonadota bacterium genomic window:
- a CDS encoding D-aminoacylase has translation MRRLLTVALVLGAAACAADAEPYDVLIRGGSLIDGTGAPARDADVGLRGGVIAAVGDLSGAEAATVIDASGLVVAPGFIDVHSHSGPGLASAELSHAQPLLAQGLTTVFINPDGGGPVDIAAQHTALLEHGLGVNAAPFISHGSVRGAVLGSEDRAPTAEEMDEMKGLVRAGMEAGAWGLSSGTFYVPGSFSKPDEINELAKVVAEYGGAYESHIRDESNYTVGVVAAVDEVIDVARQAGIPAVVTHIKALGPPVWGTSDEIIEHIRAAREVEGLPVWADQYPYEASATGLDAALLPRWAQAGGRDALRARLADPGTLRRIRTEMVENLARRGGADRIQFRRFTPDPAIEGRKLSEIATEQGRDPLDVALDIIRQGSASIVSFNMSEDDVRAFMVQHWTMTSSDGDLVPMNEGVPHPRSYGAFARKLRRYVVEEGVVELPQAIHSMTGLPAQVFGMTDRGRIAEGLAADVVVFDLARVNDRATYTEPHQLAEGMVHVFVNGQPAITDGRFTGGLHGKVLQHPRPGATQEGDAHQ, from the coding sequence ATGCGACGGCTGCTCACGGTTGCCCTCGTGCTCGGCGCAGCGGCCTGTGCCGCCGACGCCGAGCCCTACGACGTGCTCATCCGTGGAGGATCGCTGATCGATGGCACGGGTGCGCCGGCCCGGGACGCGGACGTGGGCCTCAGAGGCGGAGTCATCGCCGCCGTCGGCGACCTGTCTGGCGCCGAGGCCGCCACGGTCATCGATGCGAGCGGGTTGGTGGTGGCGCCCGGGTTCATCGACGTGCACTCCCATTCCGGCCCCGGTCTGGCAAGCGCGGAGTTGAGTCACGCCCAGCCACTGCTCGCGCAGGGTCTCACAACCGTCTTCATCAATCCGGATGGCGGCGGGCCTGTGGACATCGCGGCGCAACACACGGCGCTGCTGGAGCACGGCCTCGGCGTGAATGCCGCTCCCTTCATCTCACACGGCAGCGTACGCGGAGCCGTTCTGGGCTCGGAGGACCGCGCACCGACGGCGGAGGAGATGGACGAGATGAAAGGCCTGGTGCGCGCCGGTATGGAGGCGGGCGCCTGGGGGTTGTCGAGCGGGACCTTCTACGTGCCGGGCTCGTTCTCCAAGCCGGACGAGATCAACGAGCTGGCGAAGGTGGTGGCCGAGTACGGAGGAGCCTACGAAAGCCACATCCGCGACGAGTCCAACTACACGGTCGGCGTGGTGGCCGCCGTGGACGAAGTGATCGATGTGGCCCGCCAGGCCGGCATCCCGGCCGTGGTGACGCACATCAAGGCGTTGGGCCCGCCGGTGTGGGGCACCTCAGACGAGATCATCGAGCACATCCGCGCGGCGCGCGAAGTGGAGGGCCTGCCCGTCTGGGCGGATCAGTACCCCTACGAAGCATCTGCCACCGGATTGGATGCGGCCCTGCTGCCACGCTGGGCCCAGGCGGGGGGGCGTGATGCCCTGCGCGCTCGCCTGGCGGACCCGGGTACGCTGCGCCGTATCCGTACGGAGATGGTGGAGAACCTCGCCCGTCGGGGTGGGGCCGACCGCATCCAGTTCCGCCGCTTCACGCCCGACCCCGCCATCGAGGGCCGGAAGCTGTCGGAGATCGCAACGGAACAAGGGCGGGATCCCCTCGATGTCGCGCTCGACATCATCCGGCAGGGATCGGCCTCGATCGTGTCCTTCAACATGAGTGAGGACGACGTGCGCGCCTTCATGGTCCAGCACTGGACGATGACGTCGTCCGACGGTGATCTGGTGCCCATGAACGAAGGGGTTCCGCATCCGCGCTCGTACGGGGCCTTCGCGCGCAAGCTCCGCCGCTATGTCGTGGAGGAGGGCGTCGTCGAGCTACCGCAGGCCATCCACAGCATGACGGGCCTGCCGGCCCAGGTGTTCGGCATGACGGACCGGGGGCGCATCGCAGAGGGTCTGGCCGCCGACGTGGTCGTCTTCGACCTGGCCCGTGTCAACGACCGTGCCACCTACACCGAGCCCCACCAGCTTGCCGAAGGCATGGTCCACGTGTTCGTCAACGGCCAGCCCGCCATCACGGATGGCCGCTTCACGGGGGGCCTTCACGGGAAGGTCCTCCAGCACCCGCGCCCCGGCGCGACACAGGAGGGAGACGCCCACCAATGA
- a CDS encoding gamma-glutamyltransferase has product MPIRFARPLAGLVSLLALSVTAVACDRTGDRTSGSGSPALPSTAKVARANGGMLASASPLATAAGVRMFEAGGNAADAAVAASFALAVVEPSMSSLGGRMQVLVHQPDGSFRALDATTQAPLAYDSENAPEASYGYATVGIPGMVAGALEVHASYGSLPLAQVMAPAIDYARRGFVLDDEIGGHIVASAERLAESEGGRRYFFKPDGTPYGPGDRLVQEDLARTLERIAEGGLRVFYEGAIAEQIVDDMEANGGFVTLADLAQYRVVDSRVLRGTYRGFELVGSDVPAGGGTVIEALQILETLDVPSLDEEAWMAVVGQALMLGFEDYYGGVQLEEERADVLTSKEWAVRRAREIRLPAAVGVAAAGLGMALPMGGIPEFWSAHQHTTHLTAADADGRIIALTQSLGPAMGSKVVAPGLGFTYAATLGGYLGPIARGQRAGSAISPFMIEKDGTPRWALGAAGGLRIIAGVVEVSSRLMDRGESLEDAVAGARFFPNMGRSGPGPWELETSPVASWTESSALALLNSLDIEAEANPSPTSFSRVHAVGIEADGTLLGVADPRWGGAADGAMKTGGH; this is encoded by the coding sequence ATGCCCATCCGCTTCGCCCGGCCTCTTGCCGGACTCGTCTCCCTGCTCGCGCTCTCCGTCACCGCGGTGGCGTGCGACCGCACCGGTGATCGTACGTCCGGGTCGGGCAGTCCCGCGCTTCCCTCCACCGCCAAGGTGGCGCGCGCGAACGGGGGGATGCTGGCCAGCGCCTCGCCCCTCGCCACCGCCGCGGGTGTGCGCATGTTCGAGGCGGGGGGCAATGCTGCGGACGCGGCCGTCGCCGCGTCGTTCGCATTGGCCGTGGTCGAGCCGAGCATGTCGTCGCTGGGCGGGCGCATGCAGGTCCTGGTGCACCAGCCGGACGGATCGTTCCGGGCCTTGGACGCCACCACCCAGGCGCCCCTGGCCTACGACTCCGAAAACGCTCCCGAGGCCTCGTATGGCTACGCGACGGTCGGGATCCCGGGCATGGTCGCCGGTGCGCTCGAGGTCCATGCGTCCTACGGCTCGCTCCCGTTGGCCCAGGTGATGGCGCCCGCGATCGACTACGCACGTCGGGGATTCGTGTTGGACGACGAGATCGGCGGCCACATCGTGGCAAGTGCGGAACGGCTGGCCGAATCGGAGGGTGGCCGCAGGTACTTCTTCAAGCCGGACGGTACGCCCTACGGACCCGGGGACCGCCTGGTCCAGGAGGATCTGGCCCGGACGCTCGAGCGCATCGCGGAGGGTGGCCTGCGCGTCTTCTACGAGGGAGCCATCGCCGAGCAGATCGTCGACGACATGGAGGCGAACGGAGGGTTCGTCACGCTTGCCGACCTCGCGCAGTACCGCGTCGTCGACTCGCGCGTGCTGCGCGGCACCTATCGGGGCTTCGAACTCGTCGGCTCGGACGTACCCGCCGGCGGCGGAACGGTGATCGAAGCGCTGCAGATCCTCGAGACCCTCGACGTGCCCAGCCTGGACGAGGAAGCCTGGATGGCGGTGGTCGGGCAGGCGTTGATGCTCGGCTTCGAGGACTACTACGGCGGCGTGCAGCTCGAGGAGGAGCGCGCCGATGTGCTGACCTCGAAAGAGTGGGCCGTGCGCCGTGCACGCGAGATCCGGCTACCCGCGGCGGTGGGGGTGGCCGCCGCGGGCCTGGGAATGGCCCTCCCCATGGGCGGGATTCCCGAATTCTGGTCGGCACACCAGCATACCACGCACCTCACCGCTGCCGATGCGGACGGCCGCATCATCGCGCTCACCCAATCGCTCGGTCCGGCCATGGGCTCGAAGGTGGTGGCACCGGGCCTGGGCTTCACCTACGCAGCCACACTGGGCGGATATCTCGGACCGATCGCGCGCGGCCAGCGGGCGGGCTCGGCCATCTCGCCCTTCATGATCGAGAAGGACGGAACGCCACGCTGGGCACTGGGCGCCGCCGGCGGGCTTCGCATCATCGCCGGTGTCGTCGAGGTGTCATCGCGGCTGATGGATCGTGGGGAGTCCCTCGAGGACGCAGTGGCCGGAGCCCGGTTCTTCCCCAACATGGGTCGTAGCGGCCCAGGGCCCTGGGAACTGGAGACAAGCCCGGTGGCGTCCTGGACCGAGAGCTCGGCGCTGGCGTTGTTGAACAGCCTGGACATCGAAGCCGAAGCCAACCCCAGTCCCACCTCGTTCTCGCGTGTGCACGCCGTGGGCATCGAAGCGGACGGCACCCTGCTTGGTGTGGCGGATCCGCGCTGGGGCGGGGCCGCGGACGGCGCCATGAAGACAGGAGGTCATTGA
- a CDS encoding ABC-ATPase domain-containing protein: MRTHEELRRALTALDGRSYKAYKSIEGEWSFGSFRISVDHVQGDPFAEPTRVRAFVPPDLARIAGNLRNNLPRARGIESLVARRFARIAEAESKPRGTGKSGQIFMTAPGQEVLRQTAVQLAPDGSIQARFTVGLPAYGRRIRGGAAAELLCEDVPATIWRALRGDEYRPEDLKAHADANEDADFLRDWLSELGLVAFVADGSILPRASGVSSLPLKTGRVVPFDSPPELRLTAEVPNRGRITGMGVPEGVTLVVGGGFHGKSTLLQALQWGIYNHRPGDGRELVVSSAATVKVRAEDGRAVSGVDISPFIVNLPLERDTRFFSTPNASGSTSQAAGILEAVESGASTLLVDEDTAATNFMIRDHRMQALVPKELEPITPFIDRVRQLYDELGVSSVIVVGGSGDYLDVADTVIAMEEYTPKLVTAKARQIASIFPTGRVSEVVGPIGRRRRRVPEAGSITARHGRRSSNIRLQGRSFFRFGADDIDLGAVEQLISTAQTRAIALGLLLASERFVDGERSVPEILSAVLEEMDRRGLDALDSRMVGDLAEFRRFELAAALNRLRSLRIVPPEPGQA, translated from the coding sequence ATGCGGACGCACGAGGAGCTGCGCCGGGCGCTGACCGCGCTCGACGGCCGAAGCTATAAAGCCTACAAGTCCATCGAAGGCGAGTGGTCGTTCGGATCGTTCCGGATCTCGGTCGACCACGTTCAGGGCGATCCGTTCGCCGAGCCGACGCGGGTCCGTGCGTTCGTACCCCCCGACCTGGCCCGGATCGCCGGAAACCTCCGCAACAACCTCCCGAGGGCCCGCGGAATCGAGTCCCTGGTGGCGCGCCGTTTCGCCCGCATCGCCGAGGCCGAATCCAAGCCGCGCGGGACCGGCAAGAGCGGCCAGATCTTCATGACTGCGCCCGGCCAGGAGGTGCTGCGCCAGACGGCGGTGCAGCTGGCACCCGACGGGTCCATCCAGGCCCGCTTCACGGTTGGCCTCCCCGCCTACGGCCGACGGATCCGGGGTGGAGCGGCTGCGGAGCTCCTGTGCGAGGACGTGCCCGCGACGATCTGGCGGGCTCTGCGCGGGGATGAGTACCGCCCCGAAGACCTCAAGGCTCACGCCGACGCCAACGAGGACGCCGATTTCCTGCGCGACTGGCTGAGCGAGCTGGGGTTGGTGGCCTTCGTGGCGGACGGGTCCATCCTGCCCCGTGCCTCCGGCGTGTCTTCACTGCCCCTCAAGACCGGACGGGTGGTGCCCTTCGATTCGCCGCCAGAGCTCCGCCTCACCGCGGAGGTGCCCAACCGGGGGCGCATCACGGGCATGGGCGTCCCCGAGGGCGTGACCCTGGTGGTGGGCGGCGGCTTCCACGGCAAGAGCACGCTGCTGCAGGCGCTCCAGTGGGGGATCTACAACCACCGTCCAGGAGACGGACGGGAGCTGGTCGTCTCCAGTGCGGCGACGGTGAAGGTGCGCGCGGAGGATGGCAGGGCCGTCTCAGGCGTGGACATCTCCCCGTTCATCGTCAACCTGCCGCTCGAGCGGGACACCCGCTTCTTCAGCACTCCCAACGCCTCGGGCTCCACCAGCCAGGCGGCGGGGATCCTGGAGGCCGTGGAGTCGGGCGCCTCCACCCTGCTGGTCGACGAAGACACGGCCGCCACCAACTTCATGATCCGGGACCACCGCATGCAGGCGCTGGTGCCCAAGGAACTGGAGCCGATCACCCCGTTCATCGACCGGGTACGACAGCTCTACGACGAGCTGGGCGTCAGCTCCGTCATCGTGGTGGGTGGCAGCGGAGACTACCTCGATGTCGCCGACACGGTCATCGCCATGGAGGAGTACACACCGAAACTGGTGACGGCCAAGGCGCGCCAGATCGCATCGATCTTCCCCACCGGACGGGTGAGCGAGGTCGTGGGCCCGATCGGACGACGCCGGCGCCGCGTCCCCGAGGCGGGCTCGATCACGGCCCGGCACGGCCGTCGCTCCTCGAACATCCGCCTGCAGGGTCGCTCCTTCTTCCGCTTCGGTGCGGACGACATCGACCTGGGCGCGGTGGAGCAGCTCATTTCCACGGCGCAGACGCGGGCCATCGCCCTGGGGCTTCTCCTGGCCAGTGAGCGTTTTGTGGATGGGGAGCGCTCGGTGCCCGAGATCCTGAGCGCCGTGCTGGAGGAGATGGACCGCCGTGGCCTGGACGCGCTGGACTCGCGGATGGTTGGGGACCTCGCCGAGTTCCGCCGCTTCGAGCTGGCGGCGGCGCTGAATCGCCTCCGCTCGCTCCGTATCGTACCGCCCGAGCCAGGGCAGGCGTGA
- a CDS encoding metal-dependent transcriptional regulator, whose protein sequence is MHDTHLSGSVEDYLKAIYALNEGGGPALTNALAEALEVQPASVTGMIKRLAEGGWVEHEPYRGVRLTEKGTHAALRVVRRHRVLETYLTQVLGYSWDHVHDEAERLEHAASDELIERMAAALGDPAYDPHGAPIPSRSGQIEPVCRDTLADVPEGERAVVREVMDGDAAPLRWLEQAGLLPGARLTVQRRNLDGRLDIRVDGRGGISSVRPDLATRVFVTVG, encoded by the coding sequence ATGCACGACACACACCTGTCCGGGTCCGTCGAAGACTACCTCAAGGCCATCTACGCGCTGAACGAGGGTGGGGGCCCTGCCCTCACCAACGCGTTGGCCGAGGCACTCGAGGTCCAGCCGGCCTCGGTGACCGGCATGATCAAGCGTCTGGCCGAGGGGGGTTGGGTGGAGCATGAGCCCTACCGCGGCGTCCGTCTCACCGAGAAGGGGACGCATGCCGCGCTACGGGTCGTGCGTCGGCATCGCGTGCTCGAGACCTATCTCACCCAGGTGCTCGGCTATTCCTGGGACCACGTGCACGATGAGGCAGAGCGCCTGGAGCATGCCGCTTCGGACGAACTGATCGAACGGATGGCCGCCGCGCTGGGAGATCCTGCCTACGATCCGCACGGAGCGCCCATCCCCAGCCGCAGCGGACAGATCGAGCCCGTCTGCCGCGATACCCTGGCCGATGTTCCCGAAGGCGAGCGGGCCGTGGTGCGCGAGGTCATGGATGGCGACGCTGCACCGCTGCGCTGGCTGGAGCAGGCTGGCTTGTTGCCGGGTGCGCGCCTCACGGTCCAGCGCAGGAACCTCGACGGGCGCCTCGACATCCGCGTCGACGGGCGCGGCGGGATCAGCTCCGTGCGGCCGGATCTGGCCACGCGCGTCTTCGTTACGGTCGGCTAG
- a CDS encoding zinc-binding dehydrogenase: MSIKAAVMTGPGRPIEIQSIPDPDLEPGSILLETVASEVCGTDVHLHHGRLAGVPYPIIPGHVSVGRVLERRGVDRDALGQPLADGDVVTFLDVHETCHTCFFCRVAHQPNRCASRKVYGITYTVADGPLGGWAERIHLKPGVLTVKLPETLSADDVIGGGCGLFTGFAAVERSGMAMGETVVVQGIGPVGLSAVAFAQLRGAGRIIAIGDPEARRELALGMGADTVLSVSGSDPEERLQVVRDATQGRGADVVIEASGARAAVPEGFRLLRDGGCYTIAGHYTDVGAVEINAHTDINRKHARVLGQWGTDFSHIARSLPLVARHRIPFARVIGARYPIEQAGQALKDVEELRVTKALIVP; this comes from the coding sequence ATGTCCATCAAAGCCGCTGTCATGACGGGGCCCGGCCGGCCCATCGAGATCCAGTCCATCCCCGATCCCGACCTGGAGCCAGGGAGCATCCTGCTCGAGACCGTGGCCAGCGAGGTGTGCGGGACGGACGTCCATCTCCATCATGGCCGCCTCGCCGGGGTGCCCTATCCGATCATCCCGGGTCACGTGAGCGTGGGCCGCGTTCTGGAGCGGCGAGGAGTGGACCGGGACGCGCTGGGGCAACCACTCGCCGACGGCGATGTGGTCACCTTCCTGGACGTACACGAGACTTGCCACACGTGCTTCTTCTGCCGCGTGGCCCATCAGCCGAATCGCTGCGCGTCCCGCAAGGTGTACGGCATCACCTACACGGTCGCGGACGGGCCCTTGGGTGGTTGGGCCGAGCGCATCCACCTGAAGCCCGGTGTGCTCACCGTGAAGCTCCCGGAGACGCTCAGCGCTGACGACGTGATCGGCGGGGGGTGCGGGCTGTTCACCGGTTTCGCGGCGGTCGAGCGCAGCGGGATGGCGATGGGCGAGACCGTGGTGGTGCAGGGTATCGGACCGGTGGGGTTGTCGGCGGTCGCCTTTGCGCAGCTCCGTGGGGCCGGGCGCATCATCGCCATCGGAGATCCGGAGGCGCGCAGGGAGCTGGCGCTGGGGATGGGAGCCGACACGGTGCTCTCCGTGAGTGGCTCCGATCCGGAAGAACGCCTCCAGGTGGTGCGCGACGCCACGCAGGGTCGCGGAGCGGACGTGGTGATCGAGGCGAGCGGCGCGCGGGCAGCGGTGCCCGAGGGGTTCCGTCTCCTCCGTGACGGCGGCTGCTACACCATCGCGGGGCACTACACCGATGTCGGCGCGGTGGAGATCAATGCGCACACCGACATCAATCGCAAGCACGCACGCGTGCTGGGGCAGTGGGGAACGGACTTCAGCCACATCGCGCGCTCACTGCCGTTGGTGGCTCGCCACCGCATCCCGTTCGCGCGCGTGATCGGCGCTCGCTATCCGATCGAGCAGGCGGGTCAGGCGTTGAAGGACGTGGAGGAACTCCGCGTCACCAAGGCGCTCATCGTTCCCTGA
- a CDS encoding TonB-dependent receptor: MIFDLRAWAGALALSLLACLVGPLGALAQMGTLQGRVTDGEGAAVFAAAVQLLRPGEEAALRTTETDRVGYYRLEDIPPGRYELRVGRLGFDMHLETVEVARAAVTTVDVRLTTTALQLEGISVDVERSRERARFEDRVGLTSQELAGTDLELIPGVAEKDPIRAVEVLPGVVSTSDFSSAFNVRGGSADQNLILLDGLPVFNPFHLGGLFSVFNSDMVARAELFAGGFPAEYGGRVSSVLAIETDPGDGEWDVDAGISLLATRLAVGGGLPDTWDDKLGLTSSRWRLSGRRSYFDVLLKPVTNFPYHLTDLQGVFEGWTPGGGRLTVTGYTGRDVIDFSQLNDEDFPLKVDWSWGNDLLGARWSQPRPDGSSFDLRTGISRFNTELFFPDFGDTEFRSAVDLFTINGEAQSRPWHHWTVKGGVKAERMAYDNRAASGGTEFASGKGTGWLLGGFAQGTWRTAERWVVELGGRVDAWQADPGGTSLQLSPRLAVKRFFRGRDWAAKASVGRYTQFLHSIRDEELPLGLDVWVLSGERAPVVTSNQAQVGLEGYPAEDWFVSLEGYARGFDGVVTNNFAEDPNDELDDLLPGTGDSYGVDLFVRKSGEGVTGWLALSWLHAARAFPDFNSGLVPAPVVEYPPVFDRRLDADLVLSVPLPKGIEGGVRWNFGTGLPYTRPLGGFAYYSPQLTLDGRLQWPPDGGLGDYGVVLGPRNGDRYPTYHRLDLSFRKTFQKSWGTMTPHLDILNVYNRKNVLFYFYEYDKDTPTRSGVSMFPVLPTFGLDISFR; encoded by the coding sequence ATGATCTTCGACCTTCGCGCCTGGGCGGGCGCGCTGGCGCTCTCGCTGCTTGCGTGTCTCGTCGGTCCGCTGGGCGCGCTCGCCCAGATGGGAACGCTGCAGGGCCGCGTGACGGACGGCGAAGGCGCAGCGGTCTTCGCAGCGGCGGTGCAGCTGCTCCGGCCCGGTGAGGAGGCGGCGCTCCGAACCACCGAGACCGATCGGGTGGGATACTACCGGCTGGAGGACATCCCCCCGGGGCGGTACGAGCTGCGCGTGGGGCGTCTCGGCTTCGACATGCATCTCGAGACCGTGGAGGTGGCCCGCGCCGCGGTCACGACGGTCGACGTGCGGCTCACCACCACGGCGCTGCAGTTGGAAGGCATCTCCGTCGACGTGGAGCGCAGCCGTGAGCGGGCGCGTTTCGAAGACCGGGTCGGCCTCACCTCCCAGGAGCTGGCGGGCACAGACCTGGAGCTCATTCCGGGGGTGGCGGAGAAGGACCCCATCCGCGCGGTCGAGGTGCTGCCCGGCGTGGTCTCCACGTCGGACTTCTCGTCCGCGTTCAACGTGCGCGGCGGCTCCGCCGATCAGAATCTGATCCTGCTGGACGGATTGCCGGTGTTCAATCCGTTCCATCTGGGTGGATTGTTCTCCGTGTTCAACTCCGACATGGTCGCCCGCGCCGAGTTGTTCGCGGGGGGCTTCCCGGCCGAGTACGGTGGGCGCGTCTCGTCCGTGTTGGCCATCGAGACGGATCCGGGCGACGGCGAGTGGGATGTCGACGCCGGCATCTCTCTGCTCGCCACCCGGCTCGCGGTTGGCGGTGGGTTGCCCGACACGTGGGACGACAAGCTGGGGCTCACCAGTTCGCGGTGGCGCCTTTCGGGGCGGCGCTCCTACTTCGACGTCTTGTTGAAGCCGGTCACCAACTTTCCGTATCACCTCACGGACCTGCAGGGCGTGTTCGAAGGATGGACACCGGGAGGCGGCCGCCTCACTGTGACTGGCTACACCGGGCGTGACGTCATCGACTTCAGCCAGCTGAACGACGAGGACTTTCCCCTCAAGGTGGATTGGTCCTGGGGCAACGACCTGTTGGGTGCGCGCTGGTCGCAACCGCGGCCGGACGGTAGCTCTTTCGATCTGCGCACCGGCATCTCGCGCTTCAACACCGAGTTGTTCTTCCCCGACTTCGGCGACACGGAGTTCCGAAGCGCTGTAGACCTGTTCACGATCAACGGGGAGGCGCAGTCGCGCCCCTGGCACCACTGGACGGTGAAGGGGGGCGTGAAGGCCGAACGCATGGCCTACGACAACCGTGCGGCCTCGGGCGGGACGGAGTTCGCCTCGGGCAAGGGCACCGGATGGTTGCTCGGTGGTTTCGCACAGGGCACCTGGCGGACGGCGGAGCGGTGGGTCGTGGAGCTCGGCGGACGCGTGGACGCATGGCAGGCCGATCCGGGCGGAACCTCGCTGCAGCTCTCGCCGCGGCTGGCGGTCAAGCGCTTCTTCCGTGGGCGGGACTGGGCGGCCAAGGCATCCGTGGGGCGCTACACGCAGTTCCTGCACTCGATCCGGGACGAAGAGCTGCCGCTCGGGCTCGATGTGTGGGTGCTCAGTGGCGAACGCGCGCCCGTGGTGACGTCCAACCAGGCACAGGTCGGCCTGGAAGGGTATCCCGCGGAAGACTGGTTCGTCTCGCTGGAAGGCTACGCGCGCGGGTTCGACGGGGTCGTGACCAACAACTTCGCCGAGGATCCCAACGACGAGCTGGACGACCTCCTACCGGGGACGGGCGACTCCTACGGTGTCGATCTCTTCGTTCGCAAGTCGGGCGAGGGCGTCACCGGGTGGCTCGCCCTCTCCTGGTTGCACGCCGCGCGTGCCTTTCCCGATTTCAACTCAGGGCTCGTGCCGGCACCCGTGGTGGAATACCCACCGGTCTTCGACCGACGATTGGATGCGGACCTGGTGCTGAGCGTCCCCCTCCCGAAGGGAATCGAGGGTGGCGTGCGCTGGAACTTCGGAACCGGCCTGCCCTATACGCGGCCGCTCGGCGGATTCGCCTACTACTCCCCGCAGCTCACGTTGGACGGCCGGCTGCAATGGCCACCGGACGGAGGCCTGGGAGACTACGGCGTGGTGCTGGGCCCGCGGAATGGTGACCGGTACCCCACCTACCACAGACTCGATCTCAGCTTCCGCAAGACGTTCCAGAAGTCATGGGGCACGATGACGCCTCATCTGGACATCCTGAACGTCTACAACCGCAAGAACGTGCTGTTCTACTTCTACGAGTACGACAAGGACACGCCCACGCGCAGTGGCGTCTCCATGTTTCCCGTGCTTCCTACCTTCGGCCTGGACATCTCCTTCCGATGA
- a CDS encoding pyridoxal-phosphate dependent enzyme, whose product MVPPQGFVLPSAGSRLAWSLISLAPMDFRSQLDALPRLPLAVTPTPLRRLQALERALSAGLGRAVPRILIKHDDMTGFGLGGNKVRKLEHELAPPRLEGVTCLITTGGPQSNHARVTAAAAAWLGLDCALVVNGSAAEPPRANAWLMRHFGARIQTVSDRAERAPAMERIALEVAQQGGRALIVPLGASTAVGALGYARAFVELDGQLEPSGRPTHVFVSSSSGGTLAGLHLGQGLCERSDIVIVAVSADTPAPELRATAESMALGAAQLLGREVELPAERLEVRDDQVGPGYGQPTEASQRAADLFGRFGGVVVDQTYTAKAAAGLIHAIEAGAIDAEERVLFWHTGGWPSALP is encoded by the coding sequence GTGGTCCCGCCCCAGGGCTTCGTGTTACCATCGGCGGGCTCCCGACTGGCCTGGTCCCTGATCTCGCTCGCGCCCATGGACTTCCGTTCCCAGCTCGACGCCCTGCCCCGCCTTCCCCTGGCAGTGACACCCACCCCGCTCCGCAGGCTGCAGGCGCTCGAACGAGCGCTGTCCGCCGGCCTGGGAAGGGCCGTGCCGCGCATCCTGATCAAGCACGACGACATGACCGGCTTCGGCTTGGGTGGAAACAAGGTCCGCAAGCTCGAGCACGAGCTGGCGCCACCGCGGCTGGAAGGGGTGACGTGTCTCATCACCACGGGAGGGCCGCAATCCAATCACGCTCGGGTCACGGCCGCGGCCGCCGCCTGGCTGGGACTGGACTGTGCGCTGGTGGTCAATGGCAGCGCCGCTGAACCGCCGCGTGCCAACGCGTGGCTCATGCGTCACTTCGGTGCCCGCATCCAGACGGTTTCCGACCGGGCCGAACGCGCGCCCGCCATGGAGCGCATCGCCCTCGAGGTGGCTCAGCAGGGTGGCAGGGCGCTGATCGTCCCGCTGGGAGCGTCCACAGCGGTGGGTGCCTTGGGGTATGCGCGGGCGTTCGTCGAACTGGACGGGCAACTGGAACCCTCGGGCCGCCCCACGCATGTGTTCGTGTCGTCATCTTCTGGAGGAACGCTCGCGGGACTCCATCTGGGACAGGGGCTGTGCGAGCGGAGCGACATCGTGATCGTCGCCGTTTCGGCCGATACCCCCGCGCCGGAGCTGCGCGCGACGGCCGAGTCCATGGCCCTCGGGGCGGCGCAGCTCCTGGGGCGTGAAGTCGAACTCCCGGCAGAGCGACTGGAGGTTCGCGACGACCAGGTGGGCCCCGGGTACGGCCAGCCCACGGAGGCATCGCAGCGCGCAGCGGACCTCTTCGGACGCTTCGGCGGAGTCGTGGTGGACCAGACCTACACGGCCAAGGCTGCAGCGGGGCTCATCCACGCGATCGAAGCCGGAGCGATCGACGCGGAGGAGCGTGTGCTGTTCTGGCACACGGGCGGGTGGCCCTCCGCCCTGCCCTGA